A region of Vibrio tubiashii ATCC 19109 DNA encodes the following proteins:
- a CDS encoding protein-disulfide reductase DsbD family protein: protein MIKQTRFAPFSLLSFFLMLSSVLFSTLAFAQVETGWMVNPDHPPAKTRFVVTGQVSPTDKTVEGFLEVALEGDWKTYWRSPGEGGIAPSISWQGSSNLESVDWHWPYPQQFNLLGINTLGYKGDTLIPMTLHVEDFNKPVSLDAKLTLSSCTTICVLTDYPFSLDFIPSELVVSEQAMYQHAQAISQVPKASPLISEQSAVWDGSTNQLQVTLIKPLGWDAPELIVDSRVEAISDYSYALNHLKVEGEKLVAVFDVSTWLGDINLSEQSVDVTIKDTDFIAEQAAQVTKGLVSAPIPSFSLVEMIGFALLGGLILNVMPCVLPVLGMKLSGVISAQGIERRKVRLQFLASSAGILTSFWLLAAFLLILKFSGSAIGWGIQFQSPWFIGFMVAVTALFGANMLGLFEIRLSSNTNTWLASKGDDSYAGHYLQGMFATLLATPCSAPFLGTAVAFALAASTIDMLVIFTALALGMALPWIVVALFPGLASYLPKPGAWMNKVKLLFGVMMLLTSVWLLYLLANHLPVFWVIVLAATALVAVLMRIKKVYGDKAFVISGGASLVLLAGGLVIGSMTADHWSTPLPEDLPWVRLSNEAITESVANGNTVFVNVTADWCVTCKANKIGVILQDPVYSALQHPNVTPIQGDWTHPDGLVTDYLRANGRFGVPFNIVYGPNAPQGIPLPVILTDEAVTQALKQASGEAG from the coding sequence ATGATAAAACAAACTCGATTTGCACCTTTTAGTCTGCTGAGCTTTTTTCTTATGCTGAGCAGTGTGCTTTTCTCGACCCTTGCATTTGCGCAGGTTGAGACGGGGTGGATGGTTAATCCGGATCATCCTCCTGCAAAAACTCGCTTTGTCGTGACAGGGCAAGTAAGCCCTACAGATAAAACTGTCGAAGGTTTTCTAGAAGTTGCCTTAGAAGGTGACTGGAAAACCTACTGGCGCTCGCCCGGTGAAGGAGGCATCGCGCCAAGTATTTCATGGCAGGGCTCTTCTAATCTGGAATCCGTTGACTGGCATTGGCCTTACCCACAGCAGTTCAATTTACTTGGTATCAACACCCTTGGTTACAAAGGGGATACCTTGATCCCAATGACACTGCATGTCGAAGACTTTAACAAGCCAGTGAGTCTCGATGCTAAGCTGACGTTATCTTCATGTACCACCATCTGTGTATTGACCGATTATCCATTTAGCTTGGACTTTATACCGAGTGAGTTGGTCGTCTCAGAGCAGGCTATGTACCAACATGCTCAAGCGATCAGTCAGGTGCCTAAAGCATCCCCTTTGATTTCAGAGCAAAGTGCAGTTTGGGATGGTTCGACTAATCAGCTTCAAGTGACTTTGATAAAACCATTAGGCTGGGATGCACCCGAACTTATTGTAGATAGTCGAGTAGAGGCGATCAGTGATTACAGTTATGCGCTCAACCATCTTAAAGTTGAGGGCGAAAAACTTGTCGCAGTGTTTGATGTATCGACATGGCTTGGTGACATCAATCTAAGCGAACAGTCCGTCGATGTGACCATTAAGGATACGGATTTTATCGCTGAACAAGCCGCGCAAGTGACAAAAGGTCTTGTGTCTGCACCAATACCAAGCTTCTCTTTGGTTGAGATGATTGGTTTTGCTTTACTGGGCGGACTGATACTCAACGTGATGCCATGTGTACTCCCTGTGTTGGGGATGAAGTTGAGCGGCGTTATTAGCGCCCAAGGTATAGAGCGTCGTAAAGTGCGATTGCAGTTTCTTGCTTCTTCAGCAGGCATTTTGACTTCGTTCTGGCTGTTGGCGGCATTTCTACTGATTTTGAAGTTCTCCGGTAGTGCCATTGGCTGGGGTATTCAGTTCCAGAGCCCTTGGTTTATTGGCTTTATGGTGGCGGTTACGGCCCTGTTTGGTGCCAATATGCTTGGTTTGTTTGAAATTAGGCTATCGTCGAACACCAATACATGGCTTGCCTCAAAAGGGGATGACTCTTATGCAGGGCACTATCTGCAAGGTATGTTTGCCACGCTACTTGCCACGCCATGCTCTGCGCCTTTCTTAGGGACGGCTGTAGCCTTTGCATTAGCAGCTAGCACCATAGATATGCTAGTTATCTTTACTGCTCTTGCGCTAGGCATGGCTTTACCTTGGATAGTGGTGGCATTGTTCCCTGGACTTGCCTCTTACCTGCCTAAGCCGGGTGCTTGGATGAATAAGGTGAAGCTGCTATTTGGTGTGATGATGCTGCTCACCAGCGTTTGGCTGCTTTACTTGCTCGCCAACCACCTTCCAGTGTTCTGGGTCATTGTTCTAGCAGCTACCGCGTTGGTCGCCGTGCTTATGCGTATCAAAAAGGTTTATGGCGATAAAGCGTTTGTCATCTCTGGTGGCGCATCTTTAGTGCTGCTTGCTGGCGGGCTAGTGATTGGAAGTATGACGGCGGATCATTGGTCAACGCCTTTACCTGAAGATTTGCCGTGGGTAAGGCTGTCGAATGAAGCCATTACTGAGTCAGTAGCTAATGGCAATACCGTGTTTGTTAACGTGACAGCTGACTGGTGTGTGACCTGTAAAGCGAACAAGATTGGCGTGATCTTGCAAGATCCCGTTTACTCGGCGCTTCAGCATCCGAATGTCACACCTATTCAAGGTGACTGGACTCACCCTGATGGCCTAGTCACGGATTATCTTCGAGCCAATGGCAGATTTGGTGTGCCGTTTAATATTGTCTATGGGCCTAATGCGCCTCAAGGCATCCCACTGCCCGTGATATTAACCGATGAAGCGGTCACACAGGCACTTAAGCAAGCGAGTGGGGAGGCGGGTTAA